AAGACGTGCTGTTGTTCGTAAATGCACGCGGTGAAAACGCTGAAAACGGACATGGGACGCGGAAGATCTGCGGATTTTGCATTTCATTGCGGGAAACGAGATTAAAAACCCGGTCACAATCGCTGACGGCTCAAAGCCAGTGGTGGAGCAGGCAGTTGGCTCTACCACCGTATGCGCGCGCGATTGGTACGTGACGCACAGCGATAAACACAGGGTCACGTTCACCCAAGCTACGTCACTTTCGGAGAGAGAAACATGGCAGGCGAAAGCTCCGCACTCACCGTTCTCCTCAATATCCCTACCGCGGAAGCCTATGCGCGACTTATCGCGGAGCGTTTCCCGAAGGTTCGTGCGATCGTGGCGTCGGACCCTGAGCGCCTTGTGCAGTACGTAGGGCAGGCGGACGTGCTGCTTGCTGCTCGCTTCCCCGTTGAGGTATTCGATCAAGCGAGGAAACTGCGATGGTTCCAATGTATTAACGCCGGTGTCGATTCCATGCTCCCAATCCGCGATAAGGCGAGGCACATCACGGTCACAAATGCCCGCGGCATTCATGGCGATATCATCGCGGATTTCGTCATGGCCGGCGTGACGATGCTGCACTGGGATTTCCGCAGGTATCTGCGCGAGCAATCGGAGCGGAAATGGAGACCACGATACGACGTGGCGCCATTGGCCGACAAGACACTCGGTGTATTGGGACTTGGGTCGATCGGGGCAACGATTGCCCGGCGCGCGAAAAGTGCCGGCATGACCGTCGTCGGCTCTAAGCGGGATATTTCCGTCCCGGTCGAAGGTGTCGACGCGCTGTTCGCTTCCGATGCCCTTGAGGATCTGCTCCCGCTTTGCGACTTTCTGGTCCTGGCCGTGCCGGCGACCGTAGAAACGGTGGGGCTCATCGGCGCGGCCCAGTTAGCGCGGATGCGGCGCGACGCCTTTCTGATTAACATCGCCCGGGGCTCCGTCATTGTGGAGGCCGAGCTGATCAAAGCGCTGCAGACGGGCACGATCGCCGGTGCGATGCTCGACGTTTTCAAGCGGGAGCCTTTGCCGTACGATAGCCCGCTCTGGGACATGCCCAACGTGATTGCAACACCTCATGTGGCGGGAAGTCCAACAAATTATACGGCGCGGGTGTTCTCTATCTTTGCGGACAACATCGAGCGCTTCCAGAGAGGCCAAGCATTGAAGAATGTCGTGGATCTGGGACGCGGTTATTAACCGGCAGGCA
This is a stretch of genomic DNA from Bradyrhizobium sp. CB2312. It encodes these proteins:
- a CDS encoding D-2-hydroxyacid dehydrogenase — its product is MAGESSALTVLLNIPTAEAYARLIAERFPKVRAIVASDPERLVQYVGQADVLLAARFPVEVFDQARKLRWFQCINAGVDSMLPIRDKARHITVTNARGIHGDIIADFVMAGVTMLHWDFRRYLREQSERKWRPRYDVAPLADKTLGVLGLGSIGATIARRAKSAGMTVVGSKRDISVPVEGVDALFASDALEDLLPLCDFLVLAVPATVETVGLIGAAQLARMRRDAFLINIARGSVIVEAELIKALQTGTIAGAMLDVFKREPLPYDSPLWDMPNVIATPHVAGSPTNYTARVFSIFADNIERFQRGQALKNVVDLGRGY